AATCGTGCACCATGCATCCACTTGGTTCAGGATAGCACACAGTGAAAAGGACTTGTTCTGATGTTATTGCATTTCAGTGCAGTAAAGTGCAAAGCTGGCCTCATCACTCAATACCCTTAGCCAGTTCCTGCCAGACTCAAGTAAAATGGTTAGGATCTgctcaaaaaaaatcaacctaATTCTCTAGTGTATCTGTGTAATGAAAAACCCTTATTTCTGAacccattctagtaaatctttacAGCACCTCTCTAGGCTCTTCATTCCTTCAAAGTGCAGTTACTGTTTAAGATTTTGCACTCTAGACCTCCAATTTCAACTGTAGCTGAAGCCCTCTAGGTTGTTTTTGGTGCTGACCGACTTCAGCCTCTGAGGATTTGGTAACATTTGAGTGATGCATCTTTGGACATTTTACCCCAGTGAATACAAATAGTTTACATTGCTGCATGATTCTTGTTGGACTTGATATGCACTTTAGGTATATGGGAACAGGCCAGACTTGGGGGAACACAGACAAATCATTGCCACTTCACAGCCAACTTGCCATTTTCTGAAATTTTGTTCCCTGGTCCTTTTCACTTGATTCCTTTTCAttttaggagagagagagaaactgaagaaACTTCCTCCAAATAGAGTCGGTGCAAATTTCAACCACTTATCAGAAACAGATGATTCCTGGTTGCCTTCATTTGGCAGAGTGTGGAATGATGGCAGGAGATGGCAATCCAGGTAAGACTGTTCTGAGTAGTTAGATCCTAGACACCTAACTCCCACTGGAAAATGTGAAAAACCCATTCTTAAATAATCCCTCCACACTGACCCCAGACTAACCATCTCTTCCCAATACCTACTCCCTGCTTAAAATTACAAACACTTGTTCATCTAACCCCTTCCAAAAGTTTGGCTTTGTGTAATTGTTCAATGTTAAAATACTGCTTTTGAATGTACATGGAAATTAAGTTTAGCTTCAATACTTGACAACCCTGCaatatgattttaatttttttaggcATCAGTTTCGGTTAGAGGAAGGCAAGAAAAGCAAAAAACGGAAGAGAGTTGACCAGTGAAGCTGAAAACTGAGAAAAATGATTTTTGCAATGTGTACTTTGTATATTTAACTAAATTGTACTGAAAGTGTATATTTTCTTTATAGATTATGTGACAACTGTCATGTGCTTTGTGATAAGTTACTTTGCTAGGGTTATAAGCCTTGTGAATAAACTTAATATAAATTTTATCCCATGGGCTTTAAATAGTATATAAAAAGtctatataaatatttaaaattagccAGTTAAATAAATGCTTAATATATTGCAATTTTGCAAATTCAATTTTCCCATGTTCTTACAGCTAATTAAGTAATTACCAGCTATCAGGCAACTTGCAATAAGTCACTGTCataagcacaggaacagtccaatcaacccaccacatccatgctgaattTTCTGCTCAgcaacagtaatcccatttgtatCCTTCTATCCCCTTCCTATTCAAGTGCATGTCTCTCAAGTGTGGTGGAATCACACACTAATGTGCTGGCAGCACATTTCCAAGTATCAAACactcaacaaaaacaaaactttcctTGCACCTTGAATCTATGCCTTCATTAATACcctttctatcaggtcacctctcagcctcctttgctccagggaaaacaagcacagcctacccaatccctccccatcaagctcttccagtccaggcaatgtcctaGTGAATTTCCTCTACACCCCCTCCAGCACAACCCCATCCTTCCTAATAGAGTGGTaaccagaacagcacaatacTCTGTGGGCTAACCCATGTTTTGTAAAGATGTAACATACCATCCCAACTTCCATATTCTAtaccaacctatgaaggcaaatgtgccaccTGACTTCATCCAttctacccatgttgccactttgaACCAAATGTCCCTCTATcggccacctttaccaccctaccatttactgtgcatatcTTGCCCATATTTGACTTACTGAAATACATCACCTGTAGTGCAACTACTGTAATGcatatttttttctccacagcCAGTCTCCTTGCTGCAGTGTATATCATTGAAAATAAACATGGCCAGCATTCTGATAGCTGTGAACATGGAAGCTGGAAGTTCAACTGTTTTAATAATTTAAGTTCGAAATCTGCCCCAAAACAAACCATATTTATGGAAGCTTTGCCCATCGAAACACAGAATCCAATCAGACTTTTAACTTGACTAATTTTGTATTGTCTAAGTGGAAAATGTTAAAAGCCCAAAAGgcaactgttcacaatttatCAGATCACTGTACCCAACAGCCTGTAAAACTATCACCAATATAAGATCCAAATTAAACCGAGCTAACAGCCGCCATACACAGCACACCAATCTTTTAATGTGGGCAGTAAATATTTCTAGTCCTGTATTTGTACTGTAATTTACACTCCAATAACTAATGACAAGCAGAGGCAGCACTATGAATAATGACTGCTTTAATAAGCAAACAACTCCTACATTATGCATTTATAGCAGTGTGGTTTGATCTACCCAGCAAAATTGTCATTGACTTCAACCCTGGGGTAATGCAGCAGGTTTAAAAAGGTTGTACTAGagcaaaaaggaaaatattcttcCACTCTCCAGAAATAACAACTCAAAACAAATGCCAAatgtattttacattttatttttttgttgtatACAATATCTTCACTTGTAATCCATCGAAGAACctgaaaaaaaaaagtcaaaagtaaTCAGATTCATGTTTAGTAGATAGAAAAACCTTGGTTTCAATTTTATTTAGGGTTATAATTGAGATTAATGTGCCATTTAATCTTGAGATACTAGATAAATTTATTTAAGTGTTCAGTGTTTAACAGTGCAAATTCATGATAATAACACACAGAACTGGCATTTAGCCCCTCGTACCTGCTTAACAATTCAAAGACTATGGCTAAACTTTTCCCTTGGTGCCACTTTCATGAACTAATCTCATAGTTCTCTATCTAAAAACCCATCAGTCTGTATCTTGAGTGTATTCAGTGGCTGACCCTACAGAGGCCTTTTGGATGGagtattccaaaggttcactactaTCTGCCTGAAGAAGTCTCCCATCTGTCCTGAACAGCAAACTCCTGGTTCAAGGcacttcagccaggggaaaccaaCTCTGCATCTACACAGTCAAACCCTATTAGTAATTCCGTATGTTACAGTGATGTTAGAATATAGGCCGATCTGCTTAATCTATTGTAGGACAAACACATCATCCCAAGAATCTGGTAAACCTTTGCGGCTCTCCCTCGATcactaccatatccttccttggATGGGGATGCCACACTAGTAATATTCGAGATGcaagtctcaccagggctctaagTAATTGGACCTTGctaattgcttactgtacctgcatgtcAAATttaattcatgtacaaggacacccaggtgccTTTGAACATCACTCCTTTCAATGCCAAAAGTGATTCTGGCTATAGCTCTACGAAGACCCTCTGACCTCTAAGCGGTGTAAGAATTTTTACAATTCCCCCAAAAGGATAAAACCTTCACCAGCGACAAACTCAAAACCCAAGAAAACTAGCTTCAACCTGAAGGGCAAGGAACAGAAAATGTAGTCCATTCAGACGCACATTTCACCTGCTTATGCATCATCTGCAGCAGCCGGGGCATCACCTCCCTTGGTGTTTCGTGTGTAGATAACTTGAGCTCTGTGTTTGCACACCAGCTTGATCATACCTGCAAAAGACAAACTCTTGTAAGAAAACAAACACCAAGATACAATCAAACTCAACTGTCACTAATTAAAACCTCCGTAACAACCTTGGTTTGAATTTACATCTAGGATCTTCAAATTACCCAGGACAACAGTGGAGTAGAAGGCAAGAAACTGATGCTCATCCCTTAGCTACAAAACTGTCAGAGGCTGAACACTGCTCCTCCAATGGTGCTTTTCCCACAGGAAGAGGGGAATAAAAGATAAAACCCTGAATCCACGTATACCCATTAAACAAAGCAGAGGCTTTATAGGGTGGTTGGATTACTCTCTGCAGTGCACGGTGTGCAGAAATGGAGAAAAGAACACGCTCTTGCATTACAGGTCATCTGCCAGGTGTAATTTCCATTCTTTGTGGCCTCTGGGTCCATCTAGTGGAAATCCCTGAAAATATGCAAGGCTACAGGACTTGTGGTCCAAAGCCCACCAGCACCATTATTGGGCAAGTGGACCCCTCACCAAGGTGCCTACATCCCACAGACTTAAACCTCTGACACATTCAATTGGTCAGGCAAGGTTGGTACAGAGGTACAAAGCCAGAAGGAAAGAGCGGACATGGAAATTACCAATCACTGCGAAGGAATTTAACAATATTTTGCATTGACAGTCAAACAGACCAAATTACTAACATTGATAGATGTACAAGTCATAATCTGCAAACAAGTTATGAAGTCTCTTCAGTGGAATACAGTGGAATACCCTCTACCTCCTCGCCTTGCAACACGTCACAAGCAGTGTCATACACAAAAACAGTGAAAAGTACAAGGTATGTAATTACCCTTTGATAGGAGTTCTTGAAGTGCAGCCCTGGCCAGAGAACCTCTGATCTTTAGTCTTTCAGAGACGACTGCAGGTGTGATCAGTTTGTAGTTGGGTAcctctttcaaaagtttatcatACGTGGCTTTGTCAAACAGGATCAGGTTGTTCAGCTTGTCTCGTACTTTTCCCTTTGACCACTTCTACTCAAATAAACAAGGATTAGTATTAACAAGgtgaaacatttttattaacaacTTTTCCAATTCAAGTTTCAATAGAAAAACCAATATACCAGTTCCCATCCAAAGCAAACATGGCCCTTGCTGCAATTCAGGTTAATGCTTTCCCTTTTAACAGTGAATCCATTGAACTGATGCAGATTCCAATGAAGGTTCTTTTTTCACAAATGTTGACTgcactgctgagcatttccaacattttctggttttatgatTGATTTGGCATTAAATGCATTAAGGCTGCTCAGGGCTGCACTTTGATTATATACTGTAATTAAGAGTGCAAAGCTGGAGAGTAGGCAGCATCACGACAGTCCTATGATATTACTGCACCCCAATGTGAAGTTAACAGAAATAGGTGTGGGCCAATCTGCCCTTCGTGCcagctctgccactcaataagatcatctttTACTTCTACATCACTTGGCTAAACTGATCACAAATCcttcatatcccttaatatcaaaccatctattgatctctgccatCCTCCATAGCTAGCTGC
Above is a genomic segment from Pristis pectinata isolate sPriPec2 chromosome 27, sPriPec2.1.pri, whole genome shotgun sequence containing:
- the rps25 gene encoding 40S ribosomal protein S25; translated protein: MPPKDDKKKKDGSKGGKKDKDPVNKTGGKAKKKKWSKGKVRDKLNNLILFDKATYDKLLKEVPNYKLITPAVVSERLKIRGSLARAALQELLSKGMIKLVCKHRAQVIYTRNTKGGDAPAAADDA